One region of Brachybacterium saurashtrense genomic DNA includes:
- a CDS encoding helix-turn-helix transcriptional regulator: MASKSVERLLNVIMTIGSRRRIDRAKLFAVIPDYAAAVSDQAAERMFERDKAAILALGLPLVSERDVLDENTVRYRIDTARSGAVLDLTTEEYTVLLAASRAWDATAAGGAARRVRAKLLSLGHDADPDLLRRTPRGAVESLPVLTPLLEAVVAGRSVRFDYRAAQGAPAERRVEPWVVGVHDGHWYVHGWDLDRSAARVFRASRIESFPVEGPAATAPRPESPDLEDVLSRMLDSDDRAEALVRAAPYKALALRDRAGVALDQETFRLPVLPRPAARRLLLAEARWVELVEPAAWRAEMAEVLGAIAGTHEAPADLAVLETAVPRTAPRIRASSQSGDHLSRLISAASYVMTRGEVALDELAAALGITEKQLVLDLQVLFVCGDMGAGWEDLIEAEWEHGTVRVRNAEPLRRALSLSAVESTALLAGLAALEPGGGQAAEVVESARAKLLAAVSGEAAEAPAAVPSAAEVSQALTADERAARTADRAESVLEAVHAALRAEEGTPEASLTIRYSSADREGTSVRTLRPLRIESDGARSYLLARCELAEGERRFRLDRIVELLPAGTPMSRPAPGTSPALAGRAEGEVWLRLGPAGHWIAESFAAAEVRDPAGDSAASLARLDSPVLAPLVDAVLESAGAAEVLSPASLRDTIVTAARAGVARHTQ; encoded by the coding sequence GTGGCATCGAAGAGTGTGGAGAGACTGCTCAACGTCATCATGACCATCGGCTCGCGCCGTCGGATCGACCGCGCGAAGCTGTTCGCGGTGATCCCCGACTACGCCGCCGCGGTCTCGGACCAGGCCGCGGAGCGGATGTTCGAGCGCGACAAGGCGGCGATCCTCGCGCTCGGCCTGCCGCTGGTCTCCGAGCGCGACGTGCTCGACGAGAACACGGTGCGCTACCGGATCGACACCGCCCGCTCCGGTGCCGTGCTGGACCTCACCACTGAGGAGTACACGGTGCTGCTCGCCGCCAGCCGTGCCTGGGACGCCACGGCCGCCGGCGGCGCGGCGCGGCGGGTCCGCGCGAAGCTGCTCAGCCTGGGCCACGACGCCGATCCGGACCTGCTGCGACGCACCCCGCGCGGTGCCGTCGAGTCGCTGCCGGTGCTCACCCCGCTGCTGGAGGCGGTGGTGGCCGGCCGCTCGGTGCGCTTCGACTACCGGGCGGCGCAGGGCGCCCCGGCCGAGCGCCGGGTCGAGCCGTGGGTGGTGGGCGTCCACGACGGCCACTGGTACGTGCACGGCTGGGACCTGGACCGCTCCGCCGCGCGCGTGTTCCGCGCCTCCCGCATCGAGTCCTTCCCGGTGGAGGGCCCGGCCGCGACCGCACCCCGGCCGGAGAGCCCGGACCTCGAGGACGTCCTCTCCCGCATGCTCGACAGCGACGACCGGGCGGAGGCGCTGGTGCGCGCCGCGCCGTACAAGGCACTCGCGCTGCGCGACCGGGCCGGTGTCGCGCTGGACCAGGAGACCTTCCGCCTGCCCGTGCTGCCGCGCCCGGCCGCACGGCGCCTGCTGCTCGCCGAGGCGCGCTGGGTGGAGCTCGTCGAGCCCGCCGCCTGGCGCGCGGAGATGGCCGAGGTGCTCGGCGCGATCGCCGGGACGCACGAGGCCCCGGCCGATCTCGCCGTGCTCGAGACCGCGGTGCCGCGCACGGCGCCGCGGATCCGTGCGAGCTCCCAGAGCGGCGACCATCTGTCCCGGCTGATCTCCGCGGCCTCCTACGTGATGACCCGGGGCGAGGTCGCGCTCGACGAGCTCGCGGCGGCCCTGGGCATCACCGAGAAGCAGCTGGTCCTCGATCTGCAGGTGCTGTTCGTCTGCGGCGACATGGGGGCCGGCTGGGAGGACCTCATCGAGGCCGAGTGGGAGCACGGCACGGTGCGCGTGCGCAACGCCGAACCGCTGCGCCGCGCGCTCAGCCTCAGCGCGGTGGAGAGCACCGCCCTGCTGGCCGGGCTGGCGGCCCTCGAGCCGGGCGGCGGCCAGGCCGCCGAGGTGGTGGAGTCCGCCCGCGCCAAGCTCCTCGCGGCCGTCTCCGGCGAGGCCGCGGAGGCGCCCGCCGCGGTACCCAGCGCCGCGGAGGTCTCGCAGGCGCTCACGGCCGACGAGCGCGCGGCCCGCACCGCGGACCGCGCCGAGAGCGTGCTCGAGGCCGTCCACGCGGCGCTGCGCGCGGAGGAGGGGACCCCGGAGGCGTCCCTGACGATCCGCTACTCCTCCGCCGATCGGGAGGGCACCAGCGTGCGCACCCTCCGCCCGCTGCGCATCGAGAGCGACGGCGCCCGCTCCTACCTCCTGGCCCGCTGCGAGCTCGCCGAGGGGGAGCGCCGCTTCCGTCTGGACCGGATCGTGGAGCTGCTTCCCGCGGGGACGCCGATGAGCCGGCCCGCCCCCGGGACCTCGCCCGCCCTCGCCGGGCGCGCGGAGGGGGAGGTGTGGCTGCGGCTGGGCCCGGCGGGGCACTGGATCGCCGAGTCGTTCGCGGCCGCCGAGGTGCGGGATCCCGCGGGAGACTCCGCCGCGAGCCTCGCGCGACTGGACTCGCCCGTGCTGGCGCCGCTGGTGGACGCGGTGCTGGAATCCGCCGGCGCGGCCGAGGTGCTCTCCCCGGCCTCGCTGAGAGACACGATCGTGACCGCGGCGCGCGCGGGGGTTGCACGTCACACCCAGTAG
- a CDS encoding DUF3866 family protein produces the protein MLRWERGTVTGALDSWPGVDRLEVELEEGGGTVPALAYRELTGRPRAGEPVLLNTNALRRELGTGGDAMVVARPERLPESSEVTGHMVKARYTPMQTMVDALDDPASPHYETMRGAKRLDGMPVVVADLHSSLPALIAGIRAERRSARIAYVHTDAAALPAAYSRSAARLREADLLAAVISAGQSFGGDLEAVTVHSALLGARHVVGADVALVIQGPGNLGTGTGWGFSGVQTAEALHAAAALGGEGVAALRVSGADERERHRGLSHHSTTAYGRALLAPARLPVLPRTDSRYNTFHESVRKQVKSSIMKPAKKRGVLHQLTEIDGKGLRDALEEMPVRMTTMGRTLAEDPAAFLYAALAGRCAAALSRRG, from the coding sequence ATGCTGCGATGGGAACGGGGAACCGTGACGGGCGCTCTGGACTCCTGGCCGGGCGTGGACCGGCTCGAGGTGGAGCTCGAGGAGGGCGGCGGGACCGTCCCCGCCCTCGCCTACCGGGAGCTCACCGGGCGCCCGCGCGCGGGCGAGCCGGTGCTGCTGAACACCAACGCGCTGCGGCGCGAGCTGGGCACGGGGGGCGACGCGATGGTGGTGGCGCGTCCGGAGCGTCTGCCCGAGTCGTCCGAGGTGACCGGGCACATGGTCAAGGCGCGATACACCCCGATGCAGACCATGGTGGATGCGCTGGACGATCCCGCGTCCCCGCACTACGAGACCATGCGCGGCGCCAAGCGGCTGGACGGGATGCCGGTGGTGGTCGCGGACCTCCACTCCTCGCTGCCCGCGCTGATCGCCGGGATCCGCGCCGAGCGGCGCTCCGCCCGCATCGCCTATGTCCACACGGACGCGGCGGCGCTGCCGGCCGCGTACTCGCGCAGCGCAGCCCGTCTGCGGGAGGCGGATCTGCTCGCCGCGGTGATCAGCGCCGGGCAGTCCTTCGGCGGGGACCTCGAGGCCGTGACGGTGCACTCCGCGCTGCTGGGCGCCCGGCACGTGGTCGGCGCCGACGTCGCCCTCGTGATCCAGGGTCCGGGGAACCTCGGCACCGGCACCGGGTGGGGCTTCTCCGGCGTCCAGACGGCCGAGGCGCTGCACGCCGCCGCCGCGCTCGGCGGCGAGGGCGTGGCCGCCCTGCGGGTCTCCGGGGCGGACGAGCGCGAGCGCCACCGGGGCCTGTCCCATCACTCCACCACCGCCTACGGCCGGGCGCTGCTCGCCCCCGCCCGCCTCCCGGTGCTGCCCCGCACGGACTCCCGGTACAACACTTTCCATGAGTCTGTGCGGAAACAGGTGAAATCGTCGATCATGAAGCCGGCGAAGAAGCGTGGGGTGCTGCACCAGCTCACGGAGATCGACGGGAAGGGCCTGCGGGACGCGCTCGAGGAGATGCCGGTGCGGATGACCACGATGGGGCGCACCCTCGCCGAGGACCCCGCGGCGTTCCTCTACGCCGCCCTGGCCGGGCGCTGCGCGGCCGCGCTCTCGCGGCGCGGCTGA
- a CDS encoding PH domain-containing protein, with protein MTVHTPGADLPPGEERATIVLRPRAVRWAAYTTAVVVMAGMIGGAVLITSFQWGGRLGLLAVGVLVALFCHLEASVRVTARPRELEVRNLMRVRTLEWPEVLGISFPMGDPWAHLDLADGSTLPLQAIQRYDGRRAIAAAHQLQELVRERGEAPGD; from the coding sequence ATGACCGTGCACACCCCCGGAGCAGACCTCCCGCCGGGGGAGGAGCGGGCCACGATCGTGCTGCGCCCGCGGGCCGTGCGCTGGGCGGCGTACACCACCGCCGTGGTCGTGATGGCGGGGATGATCGGCGGCGCCGTGCTGATCACCAGCTTCCAGTGGGGCGGCCGGCTGGGACTGCTCGCCGTGGGCGTGCTGGTGGCGCTGTTCTGCCACCTCGAGGCCTCGGTGCGGGTGACGGCCCGGCCGCGCGAGCTCGAGGTGCGCAACCTCATGCGGGTGCGCACCCTGGAGTGGCCGGAGGTGCTCGGGATCAGCTTCCCCATGGGGGACCCGTGGGCGCACCTGGACCTCGCCGACGGCTCCACCCTGCCCCTGCAGGCCATCCAGCGCTATGACGGCCGGCGCGCGATCGCGGCCGCCCACCAGCTCCAGGAGCTGGTGCGCGAGCGCGGCGAGGCGCCCGGGGACTGA
- the hisG gene encoding ATP phosphoribosyltransferase yields the protein MLRIAVPNKGALSDPAAALLQEAGYRRRGMAKELVVVDEENGVELFHLRPRDIAVYVGSGTVDVGITGQDMLLDSRTPAREILPLGFARSTFRFAAPAGTRSDISELQGARIATSYENLVEDHLARSGVAAEVVHLDGAVESSIRLGVADVIADVVETGTTLRQAGLEPFGEPIMTSQAVLFSRPGMTLDGDAAHALEVLERRIRGVLVAREYVMLDYDIPSALLERAVEITPGLQSPTVSPLHGGEWSAVRAMVDRRAAHRMMDDLYDAGARAILVTAIQACRI from the coding sequence GTGCTCCGCATCGCCGTGCCCAACAAGGGCGCCCTGTCCGACCCCGCCGCCGCTCTGCTCCAGGAGGCGGGCTACCGCCGCCGGGGCATGGCGAAGGAGCTCGTCGTCGTCGATGAGGAGAACGGGGTGGAGCTGTTCCATCTGCGCCCGCGCGACATCGCGGTGTACGTGGGCTCCGGCACGGTGGACGTGGGCATCACCGGGCAGGACATGCTGCTGGACTCCCGCACCCCGGCGCGCGAGATCCTGCCGCTGGGCTTCGCCCGCTCCACTTTCCGCTTCGCCGCCCCGGCCGGCACCCGCAGCGACATCTCCGAGCTGCAGGGCGCCCGCATCGCCACCAGCTACGAGAACCTCGTCGAGGACCACCTCGCCCGCAGCGGCGTCGCCGCCGAGGTGGTGCACCTCGACGGTGCGGTGGAGTCCTCGATCCGCCTGGGCGTCGCGGACGTCATCGCCGACGTGGTCGAGACCGGCACCACCCTGCGCCAGGCCGGGCTGGAGCCCTTCGGCGAGCCGATCATGACCAGCCAGGCGGTGCTCTTCTCCCGCCCGGGGATGACTCTCGACGGCGACGCCGCCCACGCCCTCGAGGTGCTCGAGCGGCGCATCCGCGGCGTGCTGGTCGCGCGCGAGTACGTGATGCTTGACTACGACATCCCCTCCGCGCTGCTGGAGCGGGCGGTGGAGATTACCCCGGGCCTGCAGTCGCCGACGGTCTCGCCGCTGCACGGCGGGGAGTGGTCCGCGGTGCGCGCGATGGTGGATCGTCGCGCCGCCCACCGCATGATGGACGACCTCTACGACGCCGGGGCCCGCGCGATCCTGGTCACCGCGATCCAGGCCTGCCGCATCTGA
- a CDS encoding phosphoribosyl-ATP diphosphatase: MKDFEALYAELTEKARTRPEGSGTVAELDAGVHQIGKKIVEEAAEVWMACEHESKDEAAMEISQLLYHLQVMMLATDISLEDVYRHL; encoded by the coding sequence GTGAAGGATTTCGAAGCGCTGTACGCCGAGCTCACCGAGAAGGCCCGCACCCGCCCCGAGGGGTCGGGCACCGTCGCGGAGCTCGACGCCGGCGTCCATCAGATCGGCAAGAAGATCGTCGAAGAGGCCGCCGAGGTGTGGATGGCCTGCGAGCACGAGTCGAAGGACGAGGCCGCGATGGAGATCAGCCAGCTGCTATACCACCTGCAGGTGATGATGCTCGCCACGGACATCTCCCTCGAGGACGTCTACCGACATCTCTGA
- the pnuC gene encoding nicotinamide riboside transporter PnuC, producing MDLLQWLFSARIDFAGGQFLLLREVLGNVFGLLSALGGMRRKVWAWPVGIAGNLLLLTVFLGSVFGSPDSVDLLGQAGRQVMFIVTALYGWVRWRQARQEGGTAVEPRWASWGTRALLLVALVGGTAALTPLFRALGSYEPVWADAWIFMGSLLATFGMAKGWVEFWLIWVAVDVVGVPLLLSAGYYASAFMYLFYGAFTLIGFFVWWRVRRRHDADAARVMVETAHLDPTVREE from the coding sequence ATGGATCTCCTGCAGTGGCTGTTCTCGGCCCGCATCGACTTCGCCGGCGGCCAGTTCCTCCTGCTGCGCGAAGTGCTCGGCAACGTCTTCGGGCTGCTCAGCGCGCTCGGCGGGATGCGCCGGAAGGTGTGGGCCTGGCCGGTGGGCATCGCCGGGAACCTGCTGCTGCTCACGGTGTTCCTGGGCTCCGTGTTCGGCAGTCCCGACTCGGTGGACCTGCTGGGCCAGGCCGGCCGCCAGGTGATGTTCATCGTCACCGCGCTGTACGGCTGGGTGCGCTGGCGGCAGGCCCGGCAGGAGGGCGGGACCGCGGTGGAGCCGCGCTGGGCCTCCTGGGGCACCCGGGCGCTGCTGCTGGTGGCGCTGGTGGGCGGCACCGCGGCGCTCACCCCGCTGTTCCGCGCCCTGGGCTCCTACGAGCCGGTGTGGGCCGACGCCTGGATCTTCATGGGCAGCCTGCTGGCCACCTTCGGCATGGCCAAGGGATGGGTGGAGTTCTGGCTGATCTGGGTGGCGGTGGACGTGGTGGGCGTGCCGCTGCTGCTGAGCGCCGGCTACTACGCCAGCGCCTTCATGTACCTCTTCTACGGGGCGTTCACCCTCATCGGGTTCTTCGTGTGGTGGCGGGTGCGCCGGCGCCACGACGCGGACGCGGCCCGGGTGATGGTGGAGACCGCGCACCTGGATCCCACCGTGCGCGAGGAGTGA
- the rpe gene encoding ribulose-phosphate 3-epimerase, with product MNTPYSTDGHYIHPSILNADFMSIGTELDRIATADSVHVDVMDNHFVPNLTFGPSMVEQIVERSPLPVDAHLMIEQADREAPAFAEAGAASVTFHLEAARAPVKLARDLRRKNAQAGVALRPATPVEPLLDIIGEFDMLLLMTVEPGFGGQSFLETMLPKIRRARAAIAESNLEVSIQVDGGVSRETIERCAEAGANVFVAGSAIYRAQDAAEEITALRELAAGHGAH from the coding sequence ATGAACACCCCGTACTCCACCGACGGCCACTACATCCACCCCAGCATCCTCAACGCCGACTTCATGAGCATCGGCACCGAGCTGGACCGGATCGCCACCGCGGACAGCGTCCACGTGGACGTCATGGACAACCACTTCGTGCCGAACCTGACCTTCGGCCCCTCGATGGTCGAGCAGATCGTGGAGCGCAGCCCGCTTCCCGTGGACGCGCACCTGATGATCGAGCAGGCCGATCGCGAGGCCCCCGCCTTCGCCGAGGCCGGCGCCGCCTCGGTCACCTTCCACCTCGAGGCCGCCCGCGCCCCCGTGAAGCTCGCCCGCGACCTGCGGCGCAAGAACGCCCAGGCCGGGGTGGCGCTGCGCCCCGCCACCCCGGTGGAGCCGCTGCTGGACATCATCGGCGAGTTCGACATGCTGCTGCTGATGACGGTGGAGCCCGGCTTCGGCGGACAGAGCTTCCTGGAGACGATGCTGCCCAAGATCCGCCGCGCCCGCGCCGCGATCGCCGAGTCCAATCTCGAGGTGTCGATCCAGGTGGACGGCGGCGTGAGCCGCGAGACCATCGAACGCTGCGCGGAGGCCGGCGCGAACGTGTTCGTTGCGGGCTCGGCGATCTACCGCGCCCAGGACGCGGCCGAGGAGATCACCGCCCTGCGCGAGCTCGCCGCGGGCCACGGCGCCCACTGA
- a CDS encoding RsmB/NOP family class I SAM-dependent RNA methyltransferase: protein MNQDGRDRRQDRGRDDHGRDRHRGGRGDGADRGQRDDRGRTRSGSRGQGGPRRSYSSARPSERSRRSTLSRLVAFEGLRLVREEDSYANLVLPRLLREHRVSGRDAAFTTELFYGSLRAQGRLDAILAACIDRSLEKVEPALLDVLRLGAYQLLDMTVAPHAATSETVALARAEVGAGAASFANAVLRRVGEKDLPQWIEAVAPDRTTDPTGHLSVVHSHPRWVVRALSDALAGHGRDRAEIDALLEAQNRAPAVSLVMRPGLTDLDELIDHGASRGRLSVFAASWPSGDPGGMELVSQGRVAVQDEGSQLAALALALGADDLVLSDDAHWLDLCAGPGGKTALLGGLTVGHDADLLAVELQEHRRELVDRAVATLQEAGCEITTRTADGTAVGAEQPGRFSRVLADVPCSGLGALRRRPEARWRRTPGDVGHLGTTQRALLTSALDAAAPGGVVAYVTCSPHLAETRLIVADVLKGRDDVEHLDARDAVRAGVLPEAQADLDLGEGPAVQLWPHVHGTDAMYIHLLRRQPAPTEEGSSPA, encoded by the coding sequence ATGAACCAGGATGGACGCGACAGGCGGCAGGACCGCGGCCGGGACGATCACGGCCGGGACCGGCACCGCGGCGGCCGCGGGGACGGTGCGGACCGCGGGCAGCGGGACGATCGCGGCCGCACCCGCTCGGGCTCGCGCGGGCAGGGCGGCCCCCGACGCAGCTACTCCAGCGCCCGCCCCTCCGAGCGCTCCCGCCGCTCCACCCTCTCCCGGCTGGTCGCCTTCGAGGGGCTGCGCCTGGTGCGGGAGGAGGACTCCTACGCGAACCTGGTGCTGCCCCGCCTGCTGCGCGAGCACCGCGTCTCCGGGCGCGACGCCGCCTTCACCACGGAGCTGTTCTACGGCTCGCTGCGCGCCCAGGGCCGCCTCGACGCGATCCTCGCCGCCTGCATCGACCGCTCCCTGGAGAAGGTGGAGCCGGCCCTGCTGGACGTGCTGCGGCTGGGCGCCTACCAGCTGCTGGACATGACCGTCGCCCCGCATGCGGCCACCTCCGAGACCGTGGCCCTGGCCCGCGCCGAGGTGGGCGCCGGCGCCGCGAGCTTCGCCAACGCGGTGCTGCGCCGGGTGGGGGAGAAGGACCTCCCGCAGTGGATCGAGGCGGTCGCGCCCGACCGCACCACGGATCCCACCGGCCACCTCTCCGTGGTCCACTCCCATCCGCGCTGGGTGGTGCGCGCCCTCAGCGACGCCCTCGCGGGCCACGGCCGCGACCGCGCGGAGATCGATGCGCTGCTGGAGGCCCAGAACCGGGCGCCCGCGGTCTCGCTCGTCATGCGTCCCGGCCTCACCGATCTCGACGAGCTCATCGACCACGGCGCGAGCCGCGGGCGGCTCTCCGTCTTCGCCGCCTCCTGGCCCTCGGGGGATCCGGGCGGGATGGAGCTGGTCTCCCAGGGCCGTGTCGCGGTGCAGGACGAGGGCAGCCAGCTCGCCGCCCTCGCCCTCGCCCTCGGCGCCGACGACCTGGTGCTCTCCGACGACGCCCACTGGCTGGACCTGTGCGCGGGGCCCGGCGGGAAGACCGCGCTGCTGGGCGGTCTCACCGTCGGCCACGACGCGGACCTGCTCGCCGTGGAGCTGCAGGAGCACCGCCGGGAGCTGGTGGACCGCGCCGTCGCCACCCTGCAGGAGGCGGGCTGCGAGATCACCACCCGCACCGCGGACGGCACCGCCGTGGGCGCCGAGCAGCCCGGCCGCTTCTCCCGCGTGCTCGCGGACGTGCCCTGCTCCGGCCTCGGCGCCCTGCGCCGCCGCCCGGAGGCGCGCTGGCGGCGCACCCCCGGGGACGTCGGACACCTGGGCACCACCCAGCGCGCCCTGCTGACCTCCGCCCTCGACGCCGCCGCGCCCGGGGGAGTGGTCGCCTACGTCACCTGCTCCCCGCACCTGGCCGAGACCCGCCTGATCGTCGCCGACGTGCTCAAGGGTCGCGACGACGTCGAGCACCTCGACGCCCGCGACGCCGTGCGGGCCGGCGTGCTCCCCGAGGCGCAGGCGGACCTCGACCTCGGCGAGGGCCCGGCCGTGCAGCTGTGGCCCCACGTCCACGGCACCGACGCGATGTACATCCACCTGCTGCGCAGGCAGCCCGCCCCCACCGAGGAAGGATCCTCCCCGGCATGA
- the fmt gene encoding methionyl-tRNA formyltransferase, whose product MRLLFAGTPEVALPSLRTLLDSHHEVVGVLTRADAPSGRGRKLRPSPVKALALEAGVPVLTPHSLRDEAVQQQLRELAPEAAPVVAYGAMVPPGALEIPRHGWVNLHFSLLPRWRGAAPAQRAVLAGQRETGLSVFRLEKGLDTGDLLATAPTAIGEFETSGELLERMAQEGAPVLLRALDALEDGTAVPVPQDHSLATHAAKLTPAEAQIDWTLPAEQVSAHIRGMSPQPGAWTLLDGARTKILGVEAAPEHAPLPPGRLEAGRRQLLVGTGTEVLALATLAPAGKRAMRAADWARGAGLAPDAAFHTASQDGETA is encoded by the coding sequence ATGCGACTGCTCTTCGCCGGCACCCCCGAGGTCGCCCTGCCCTCCCTGCGCACCCTGCTCGACTCGCACCACGAGGTGGTGGGGGTGCTCACCCGCGCCGACGCCCCCTCGGGGCGCGGGCGGAAGCTCCGCCCCAGCCCCGTCAAGGCCCTCGCGCTCGAGGCCGGGGTGCCGGTGCTGACCCCGCACAGCCTGCGGGACGAGGCCGTCCAGCAACAGCTGCGCGAGCTCGCGCCCGAGGCCGCCCCGGTGGTCGCCTACGGCGCCATGGTGCCGCCCGGGGCGCTCGAGATCCCCCGGCACGGCTGGGTGAACCTCCACTTCTCCCTGCTGCCCCGGTGGCGCGGTGCCGCCCCGGCGCAGCGGGCCGTGCTCGCCGGGCAGCGGGAGACGGGCCTGAGCGTGTTCCGGCTCGAGAAGGGCCTGGACACCGGTGATCTGCTCGCCACCGCCCCCACCGCGATCGGCGAGTTCGAGACCTCCGGCGAGCTGCTGGAGCGGATGGCGCAGGAGGGCGCACCGGTGCTGCTGCGCGCGCTCGACGCCCTCGAGGACGGCACCGCCGTGCCCGTCCCGCAGGACCACTCCCTGGCCACCCACGCCGCGAAGCTCACCCCCGCCGAGGCGCAGATCGACTGGACCCTCCCGGCGGAGCAGGTCAGCGCCCACATCCGCGGCATGAGCCCGCAGCCCGGCGCGTGGACGCTGCTGGACGGCGCCCGCACCAAGATCCTCGGCGTCGAGGCGGCGCCGGAGCACGCCCCGCTCCCGCCCGGTCGCCTCGAGGCGGGCCGGCGCCAGCTGCTCGTGGGCACCGGCACCGAGGTGCTCGCCCTCGCCACCCTCGCCCCGGCGGGGAAGCGGGCCATGCGCGCGGCGGACTGGGCCCGCGGCGCGGGCCTCGCCCCCGACGCCGCCTTCCACACCGCATCCCAGGACGGAGAGACCGCATGA